The DNA segment AGAGCCCTGTGTGAAGGCGTCTGCCCCCGTGTCCCTGGCCGTGCTCTTGAGTATAGCCTTGACCAGGCCCGGGCTGGGCTTGGATCCGAAGGCCTGCTGGTAGGCGCTTATCACCAGGGCGACGCTGCCCGAGGTCATGGGTGTAGCCTCGCTGGTTCCGCCGAAGAGGTCGTAGGCCCAGGAGCCGTCTCCCAGCCCGACCAGCACTGGGGCGCCCGCCCAGGCGAAGCTGCCTATGTTGACTACGTCTGGCTTGGCAACCCCCATCTGGCTGGGCCCCCTGTCGCTCCAGCTGACAACGTCGCCTCCAGGCGATGGTAGGTAGCCGTAGAGGGGTCTGTAGTCGAAGAGGGTGCTGGCGCCAACGCTTATTACTAGGCTTGCTGCTCCTGGGGTGGTTGCAGTTCCATAGCCGGGGCCTCCGTTGCCCATGGCGTGTACTATCACCGTGCCGCTGGCGGATACTATGTAGTCCTCTATTGTGGCGTAGTCGTCGGCACCGGTTATGAAGCCCCTCAGGGCTATGTAGCTGTTGCCCCAGCTGTTGTTTATAACGTCCACCTGGTGCTCCCCGGTGTAGACCCAGTTCAGCGGGCTGTCCTGGGGCTCGAAGCCGGAGAGGAATAGCTGGGCGACGAACACGTTTATGAGGAAGCTGCCTCCAGCAGCTATGGTAGCCCCGGGTGCCACGCCCCTAAGGCTAGTCTCCATGTATCCCAGGTTGAACTCCACGTTGCCCCTCGAAGCTATGACCGTCGCTACGCTTGTGCCGTGGGCGTAGGTGTCGTAGAGTATCGACACCCACCTGCCCTGGGGGTCAAGGCCGGGTAGCACCAGGCCAGCGTAGTCGAAGCCGAGCCTCCAGCCGAGGTTCACGCTCTCTCCCGTTAGAAGCCCTACCCAGTCGAACGTCCAGCCTGCCAGGGCGCCTGCGCTGAAGTCGTTCACACCATCGCCGTTGAAGTCTCTAGCCAGGACCTCGTTGCCGTAGTATGCTGGCGCCTCGTCGGCGAAGCTTAGGTCGAAGAGGCTATCGTCGGGCTCCCCGCTTATCATGCCTGTGTCGCTGAGGGCCTTGAGGAATAGGTAGTAGGCTGTGCTGAGGTCTGCGTAGACGGTGTCGTAGCTGCCGTCGCCATCCCCGTCCGCCAGCAGGACGGGAAGGGAGTAGTTTAGTATGCCCAGGGAGCCGTAGAGTATGAAGGTGGTCTGGACGGCGAGGCCGAACTTGAACACTCCGTTAGCCGACTCTACGTCTCCCACGTAGAACCTGTCTATGGGGAACTCATAGTAGGCCACCGCCCCGTCGGGGCTTATGTAGAGTAGCCAGCCCGCCTCCGCCTCCCCGGCACCCATGAAGAAGAGGTCTATGAAGGGTACTGGGGTGGAGACGTTGACATAGCCCTCCTCATCCTTCACAGCCTCGGCCAGGGTAAGGGCGAAGCCCAGCTGGTCCGCATCGAATATAAGCGGCATGCCGTCGCTATCCCTAGCTATAGCCTCGACCCCCAGATCGCTGTGGCCGTAGTCCACACCGGTATCTACAACACCTACTTTCACACCCTCCCCTGTGACGCCGAACTCCTCCCAAACCCTCGAGGCTCCTATAACGTCGACAGCAGCGTAGAGCGTGGGCTCGACCCCCGGCTCTGGCTGGAGCCTTTCGAGAAGCTCCTTCTCCCTCAATATGCTCGACACTGGGCTCCTCGACTTGACAACCGCCGCCACGCCCTCCATGCCGGCCAACTTCTCTACGCTCTCCCTGTCGGCCCACGCCTCTATTACCCACTTGCCACCCACGTTAAGCCCGAATATGGCGCCGTCTGTTAGGGCTGCCACCTCCTCAGGGTTCGTGCCGAGATATATGATAGTGACCTTCGCCTGCCCCTCTCTGAGGGGCTCGAGCCCAGAGGCGAGCCTGTGCTCCCTAAGCTTGGCAATCATGCTGGAAAGCTCTGGGGTGTAGGCTACATCAACCGGCGTTTCATAGCCCTCCTGCGTTAGCAGCACCGGGTCTACGTAGGCCTTAGGCTCCGGTGCTGTAGGCGAGGAGGCGAGGGCAGGTGAAGGTGCTAGGGGGATTACCATTATCAGGATCAGAATTGCGGCGGCCAGCCGGAAGGCCAGCCTCCCAGGTTTATAGGTGTACACGTCAACCCACCCTAGAATAGTTGGCTGTGATAATAAGTCTAGCCAGAAGGATTTTAAAGATTACCCGAAGTTTATAACGTATATACTATTCTCCTAAAGATAAGTATAATCAAAAACCCGCTCCCACGGTTCGGTAGGGAGTTCCTATTGTAGGGTAAACTGGGTAAACTATAGAGGAAGAAACGGGTTTAGAGGTTTAAAAAGAAGGTGGGGAAATGTTTTGGGTGGCGCTCTAGCCTACCCTGGCTATTCTCTCCTTGTTAGCTGCAGCACTAGGTAGCCCGCTACCCCTAGGACTGCTAGGGAGAGGACTGCGTTGATTATGCCCCAGGTCTGTGCTCTGCCGCTCGCGCTCTCGGCCGTGTCTCCTACCTGTCCTAGCTGCTCCTGTATGTCTGCGACCGCGCTGCTCACGCTGTCCACCTTGCTGGATATGCTGTCTAGCTTGCCGTTTGCATCGTCTAGCTTGCTGGATATCGTGCTGGTGTCCTGCTTCACGCTGGCCACATCTCCAGCCACGCTGGCTAGGGTTGACTGTATGTCGGTTATCTTCGAGGTGTCGTCCTGCACTGCTGCCAGGGTCTGGGCTATCGCCTCAGCCTGGGCCGCGAGCTGTGCGTTCTGGTCGGATATTGTTAATAGGTCCTCCATAACCTGGTCTAGCTTGACGTTCACGCCGTTCTCTATCAGGTCCTTGATTGTGGAGACGTCGGCCGTCAGGGTGCCGAAGGACGTTGTTATGGTTGCGAGTAGCTGGTTGTTCTCCTGTACTATACCAGTTATCTCGGCGTTAGCCTGCACCAGGTCCTCCACGTTTGCGCTAACCGTTCCGAGAACTGTCTGTATCTCGGCCACGCCCTCCGAGACGCTGGTTATCTTGGCGTCCAGCATGTCGAGACTCTCCAGTATCATGGCCTGCCCGTCGAGCACTAGGGCCACGTTGTCCTCGACAGCCTGTATCACCGCGTCCGTGCTATCGGCCACCAGCGTCTGGAGGTCCTGGACGCTCACCAGTATGGTGCCCGCGATGGTCTTTATCTCCGCCACATCGCCCTGGATCGTTGTCAGCGTCGCGTTCATGCTCTCAAGCAGCTCCAGTATCGTCGCCACATCGCCCTGGATAGTGGCGACGCCGTTGGATATCTCGGCCAGTCCGCTGTCTATGTCGTCGAGCCTCATAGTTATCTCCTCACCGGTCTCCTGCAGCAGCTCGGCTAGGCTGTCCACGCTGGCCTGGAGCTGGCCCACGCTTGTCAGCAGCTCGGCCACTCCGTTCTCGATGTTCTCTAGAGTCATGCTCATGTCCTCTAGCTGAAGCATTATCGTCGAGACGTCGTCACTCACAGCCAGCAGTATATCTCTAACCTCCGCCACATCATCTCCCAGCTCGGCTATAGCCTCCAGCACCTGCATATTCCCGAGGGCCACGCTAGCCTTTACAAAGCCAAGATCGTAGAACACTTCACTTTCGTAGTCGCTTCTTATTGGGAATACAAACTGTATATCAGTTATATTGTCAGAGTCACTGTCAGCAGCCTCACTCATCTGAACTACTATCTTGTCTATAGTCATGATTAGATACTCGCCTGAGAGCCTGTCGTCGTAGTTGGGTATTGGTACCCTGAATGTTGCCCCAACTAGATTGCTGCCTTCGAATTCGAATGCAGTAGCCACCCCCACTGTCGCGAATTCGAAGTTCTTCTCTCCCTCTTCATCCACACTCCAGAACGATACTTCTATGCCAATGCTAGTCACAGTCCATCCTGCCACATTTATCGGGTCCCAGCCGCTAACGGTAATGGTCATGCTGGAAGCTGGTATTAGTGTTGAGGGGAATATGCCTATCGACAACCCTTCATCCGTAGTTACTGGTATAACACCTCCTAAGTATGTCGTGGATCCAGATGCCGGGACTAGCAGGACGTAGTTGTCTGAGATGGCCCTTAGCTCTCCGGTCTCTACATCAAATATGCCGACAATGGCGAGGGTGTATACAGGGAGGTATATAGTGGTTGGTATGCTGTAGCTACCTCCTCCTATGTAGCCCTCAAGGTCCGCCTGGAAGGGTTCTGATTCGAACGTCTGGCCGAACACAAGATCTGTTAGCGGCTCGAGGGTTGCCGGGTCTAGAAGGACCGCCTTATACCATCCCCTATCTCTCAGGCCGTACGCCTCTATAGCAACCTCAACCTCTGTTCCAAGAGGTACTGCCTCTATAATACTCCCTCCGCCGATCTCAACTTCTTCCCAGTTCTCCATTAGCACGACGTTGAAAGTCTCAAGGTATTCTGGGTCGTTGCTGAATATGTGTAGGGTGTGGGTTGTCGCTGGTGTCATAAACTCGTCTACCACGAACATCATTGCACCCGTGTCGTCTGTCTCACTAAGCTCGTAGACACCCGTGTCGGGGTCTGGAGTAACCGATATACTTGTGTCTGTGTCGACGTCGAACCTACCCGGATAGGATGTTGGTGAAGTTATAGTTGGAGATGTCACGTATATGTTTGCTAGCGAGTCGAAGTTTATTGCCGCGAATATAACGCCTCCAGTGCCCGCGTCTATCTCCTCGCTGTCCGGGTATACCCATATTATGTCGGGGCTTCCGTCTGGGTCGCTCACAACCAGGAAGTAGAAGTCATAGTTGGGGAACACCTCGTCGTTGAACGGGTCAACTAGCGTCGGGTAGTATGGATACAGGAAGTACAGTATATCCTCGAATGGCCTGTCGAAGGTTTCGAGGAAGTTGAAGCCCTGGGCCTCTATGCCCAGCGGGTATACTCCCGTCCTCCTGGGTGCCTTCTCCTCCACCTCATAGCTCACTCCTCCTCCGAAGTCTTCCTTGGTAAACGTCACCACCTCGTCTCCGATCAGGAGCTCGTACTCTAGGTTGGGCACTATACCGTCGTTGTCCTCCGCAACTATGACTAGCTTCGACGTGGAATCGGGGTCGAGGTTGTCTCCCGGTAGGACGGTGCTGTAGCCCACGTCGCCTACGTCCGAGCCGGAGCTGATCTCATAGTATAGCTCTATGTCCAGCAGCTCAGGAACCCTGTACATTAGCTCGAAGTCGGCTCCCGTGGAGTCTTTCACCACTCCGCTGTCAGCTCCTGTTATTGTGAGGGTTATGTCCTGGTAGATGCTCTCGAGCTCGGGGGCGCTGTGGACGTAGACTGCCTGGCCTAGGGCGTCAGCCACACCGAAGTCGGAGTCGGTGTAGAGAGTTACACCATCGTTCTCCGCCTCAATGTCTACCGTGAACACCTCCTCAGGCTCGAGGCCACATATACTTATGACAAACTGGGTGCCGTTTGCAGCCCACTCCATACCACCGGCCCTGAAGTAGAAGCCGGTGCCCATGCTAACCTCGTAGCTAGCCCATGGCACTATGTTAACATAGTCCTCTGAGTCGAAGTTTATGTTATCGTAGAAGCTTCCTCTGTTGGCGACAGCCGTGAAGGTATAGTCTTCGGTGGTTCCTCCTACTCCTGGTATCGGGGGTGATATTATTTCGAGGACTCCCACGCCGAAGCTGTTGGTCTCTACCGTGCCCAGCTTGAACGGGCCTAGGTAGATGTCTACGTCAGCCCTCGCCATAGTGTTGAATATGATAACCGTTATTGTGCTGAGGCACGGGTATAGGTCTAGCGGCGCAGTGTCGCTTGTTAGAGGCTGGCCGTCAATATAGACTGCTATCCCGCTGTCTCCGTAGAGGACGTCGCCAGGGGGTACGTCAGCCCTGCTGGCTATGAGGGATGCCACGAATCTTATATCGTTATAGCCGTCACCGTCGCTGTCGAGCGGTACTTCAGTATCCGGCTCGAGATCGTGCTCCCACGCTATAGTGCTGGCATCGTCTTCCTCCCAGAGGTAGATGTCCATCGCGCCCCTGTCCAGAGGCATTATAGAGTCTTCGAGCTCCACAGGCAACTCTATGCTGCCAAGGCTGCTGGTGAACTCGGGGCCGCCTACCAGGTGGTAGGCGTCCTCAGGATCGACAGTCGGGTCTACGAACTGGTTCACGAGCCACGCAGCCTCCACGTTATCGTCTCCGTCGAAGTCTACTCCAATCCTAGTATCCATCGGCAGGCCGGTTATCTCGAGAGTAATATCCTCGCCCGCAACACCCTCCACTATGAACGGGCCGTTAACCAGCTTCGGCTCTATGAATATCGGCATGAAAGTCAGTGTCACCCAATCCTCGCCCGCGTATGTGAAGTAGATTGCAGCTATAACCAGGTGAATCCCCATGGGCAGCTCGTCGGGCAGCTCTATCTCGCCCAGGTAGACTCCGCCGAAGGGCTCCGCGGAGCCCCTGTATGGAGAGCTTACCCAGTCCAGGAAGATATCTACCCTATCAACATTAGGCGGCAGGTTGTCGACTACGAAATCGACAGTGTCTCCTGGCTGGTAGACGGGAATGTACCTGTCTACAGAGCTTACAGTTACCGTTGCTATGTCTATCGTTAGCGTGTCGAAATCAACGTCTATGAACTTGGTCGTGTCTATAACAGGCAGGGTTCCGAGCGTGTAGACTACCGGGTGAGCATCGCCAGCTACTATATCCTCCACCCTAAAGGGCACCGCAATACCGTCAGTGGCGCCAGCCTCCCTTACCACCAGGTTATACCATCCCTCGGTTACATTACTCGTGTCTATGTTCGAATCATCCAGAACCACCGTGGGCGGGGTCTCTATGCTGGGGTTCTCAGCCCAGCCCCCCCTAATGGGCTTCAGCCCGTCGTTCTCGGCGTAGAGGTTTATCGGGCTCGCCGCCGTCAGATAGCTCGGATCCCCGTCCTTCAACGTTATTATATCTCCCGTGCTGGCTACCTCGCCCTTAACCAGGGCGAACTCTAGGGTGGCCGTGTCATCGAATCCTTCCCCGAGGATGGTGAACACCACGGCAAGGCCAACCATTCCTAAGAAGGGACCGGATGGGCCAGCAATCTGGTTTATGTCTATCATCAGGGTCTCCCTGACACCGAGATCCACTGTCTGCGTGGGCATTATGTCCTGCGCAGCCTGGGCTATCGGCAGGAGCGTTGGCAGTGTGAAGAGCGCCACCATCAAAACCGCTATAGCCATGTTTACGAGTCTCACGTCTATACTCACCCTCTAAGGGGCCGTGGATATCTGGCCCAGGCCGGGTTTATAAGGGTTACTGGCCCCCCGGAAACCCTTAGACCCCCGGGGAAACCCGGGGGAAACCCGGGGGGGCTGGTGTCGCCCAGGCCTCTCCAGGCTTCTCCGGTTTTAGGGTGGGGTTCATATTGGTCGGCTGGCCTCGTGTTTATAACTGTCTCTCGGTTATTGCGCGATCACTATGTCAGCCTCGGCCACGGGTCCTAGGGCTTTTATGGCTGCGTATGCCTGCTGGGGAGTTATCTGGACTTGGCTGCCGTAGACTGTGATCACCCCTCTCCCGGCGTCTATCCATGCTTTGTACAAGGCTTTGTAGCCCTGGGCGGCCGCCTCCTCCGCCGGGGCTATCACTAGCCTGGCCCCCTGGAGCTGGAGGTGGGCTAGGGTTCTCGCCTGGTGGGTGTCCTGTATTACTATCAGTGGTTTTGCGGGGGCTCCGCATGGCGAGGGCACGGGTGTTATGGCGGCCCTGTACCCCGCCTCCCCCTCCACTGGTTTTACCAAGGGTTTGACGGGGGTTCCCATTGTCTTGGCTGGTGTGATGCTCACCATGGCCTCGAGCCCCGGGGCCCAGGCCGCCTGGAACGCCTGGCCCGGCTTCAGCTCCCTAGCTACGCCGCCCACCACGGCCTCCAGCCTGGGCGGTGGGTTGAGGAGGCTGTCTACACCCAGGCTTGGGGCCTGGTCTCGGCAGGCCAGTACGGTTATCTTTGTGGGGGTTGTGTGGGGTAGGGTGGCGGTGTGGGTTGAGAGGGTTAGGGGGGCCGCCTCCTCCAGAGTTATTGTGGCCTCTATGCTGGCCCTCGCCTCCCCAGGCTCCCTGCTGTGGAGCAGCACTATCAGCCCTGTGGCGGTGGCGAAATCCCCCCGGGCCTCTGTGGCGCCGTTGGAGTAGCGGGGGCTGACCATCCACGCCTCCACCCAGCCAGCCACAGTCTCCAGCCCGTCGCTGTACACCAAGGCCTCCACGGCCCCACGGGGCTTGCCGGGGAAGGCTATGCTACCCCGGGCCTCGGCCCAGCCCCTGAGGACCATGTCCCCCGGGGGCTCTAGCCTGACCCCGGCCCATAGGCCGTCCCCCGTGCATAGGGCGAAGCCGTAGACTTTGAACAGGCCCAGCCCCGTCTCAACCGCCCCAAGAGGCTCCTCGCTGTACCCCCCGCTCCCGTCTGGCGACGCCTCAGAGCCTAGGGCTGATATGGTGGGGCTGCAGCTCCTGTCCAGGTCTATCTGGATCTGCAGCACGACGTCTACAGGCTCCCAGGATCCCAGGCTTACGACCCTGGCGGCCCCCAGGCTGGCTAGGCCGAGCCACTGGCCCCCTATGTTTACCGCTGGCTCCGGGCCGGCGCCGCCTTGCTCCCGGGTGTTGCACGTGTAGGGGTGGGGGTAGAGCTTGAGGCCGCCCCCAACAGTCTCGACCCCCAGAACCACCGGGCTGCAGTCGTAGGGCTTCAGCGCCTCCACAACGCCCTCCACAGCAGGCTCGGGCAGCTGCTGCCTGGCCACCACACCCTCACCCGGCTTCAACACAACCACGCTCTCGACAGGAGCGCCTGGGGAGTAGAACCTGGCCTTAAGGCCTCCCGCCTCAACCCACGCCTCCATGATGAGGGGGCTGGAGGCCGCCTCTATAGACTGGGAGGCCGCCTCACCCGCGCCCACTATAAGGCCCGCCGTCCTACCTCCCACCGACATGAGGGCCGCCGTCACAGCTACGGCAACGGCAACCGCTACAAGGGCCCCGTAGACCTCGCTCAAACCCCTCCTCCGCAGCGCCAAGGCCGAGGTACACCACAACAGAACGCTGCCGCGGAGGAGGGGGAGGGGGGCTTGGAATGTTTACTATTCCGAGCCTCATATACACCCCGTTGAATCCCCGGGGGGTCTCGCGGGTCTAGCCGCCGGTTCTCCTTGCTGTGGCGTATGCCGCGGCTAGGCCTAGGGTTATTGCGAGGGCTGCTAGGGCGGCTGTGAGCCTCTTGTCGGATAGCGTCTCTAGGAGGCTGTCAACAGCACGTGCTGTGGTAGCGGTCTCCAGGGTCTGTGTCTCTCCTGTTGCCGTTGCGGTCTGCCCCCCCGTCTCGCCCGGGGGCTTGACCTCTATCTTGTAGACGGCCAGCGCCTGCTGGCTGCCTGACACTATTAGGACGGCGGCCTCGCCGCCCCGGGCCCACACCCCCGCAACGGCGCCAGCGTCGCTCATGAGGCTGTAGGCCCACCAGTCCCCCCCGGAGGCTGGGCATCCCGTGTAGATGGCTAGGGCTGGCCTGCCGTCGAGGCTACCCCCGGCCACAGCTACCTCCCCGGCCTCAGGATGCTCGGCCACCGCCACCCCATACACCCTGTCCAGCCCAGGCAGCGGCTGGGGCTCAGCAGAGGGTGGCGGCTGGACCGAGCTCCACCCAGACCCCCCGCTCCACCAGGCTATGCAGCCGTCCCAGGCCTCGGCCCCGGCGGGGAGGCTCCCCTGCAGGGGGGTCTTGTCCCAGCCGCCCTGGGGTGTCTGGCAGGCCAGCACCCCTCCCCCACTGTCCCCGGTCTCTAGGGCCACCAGGCAGACGCCCGCCCCGGGTGCCGCGGCAGCGTCTACACCCCTCTGGTCACCCGGCTCCTCGACCACGGTCTCCGAGACGGTCTTACCCGCTATCATGTCTACCCTGAGCACCGCGGCGTCCCACCCCGTGTCGAGCCCGGTGTAGAGGGAGCCTAGCACGGTCAGCGTGGATCCCTGGAGGCTGGCGGAGTAGGCTCTGAAACCCTCGCCCAGGTTTACAGTCCTCTCGTCACCAACGCCCCCGTCCCTCGTGTAGACTGTTATGGCGAGGACCTCGCTCAGCCCCTGCCTCCCCCGGGAGTACAGGTAGATGTAGCCCCCGGCGGCGTCAACACCTATGGGCTCGTAGGACTCAACGCCCGGGGGTGGTTGGAGGGGTTTGCTCCACTCTATCAACCCCCCGGTTAACAGGGCTAGCCTGAACTCCTCCCCAGTGTAGAGCAGCGCCGCCACAGAGCCATCGAGCAAGTCGGCATCAACCAGCACATAGCCTTCGGGCAGGTCTACAGCCTGTACAAGGTCTAGTGTGAAGCCCCCGGCCTCCGCCCGCGAGGCTGCGGGGAGCAGTAGGGCCGGGAGTATTAAGGCTAGGAGGGCTAGGACCTCCGGGCGCAACAGCCACACACCCCCGAGTCTAGGCGGGCTGCGCTCGGGAGCCTTAAAGGGTGGGGGCTGGGGGTTTAGAAATACTCCTCCTCCTCGAGCAGCCTGCGGGCTATCCTCTCCCTTATCCTGTATATCCCGGCGGCCAGGGCGGCTAGGCCTATGAAGCCCACCGCTATCGGGCCGTACCTCTGCAGGAGCACGAGGGGGCCTGGGTTGAGTGTTATTGTTAGCGTTGTGGACTGGGGGACCTGTATGGTGCCCGTTGACTCCCTGTAGCCCGGCTTCTCGGCGTTCACTATGTAGATGCCGTATGGGGCCTGGAAAGTGAAGCTCCCGCTCCCGTCGGTCAGGCCTGAGGCGACTTCAACCCCCTCCTCGGAGAGGACCCTCACCAGCGCGCCCTGCTGCGGCGAGCCCCTGTCGTCGACCACCAGCACTGTAACGGTGTACATTATGGGGCTTATCCTGAGCTCCACCTTCCCAGGCTTTAGAACGGTGAAGCTGAACGCCGTGTCTACCCTGTAGTAGGACTGGCCCGCCTCCGGGCTGAGGCTGGCCTTGTAGGTGCCTGGGGGTAGGGATAGGACCGCCTTACCCCTAACAACAGTCTCGACGCTGTAGCTTAGACCTCCCTCGGGAGCCTGCCTCTCCAGCTCGACTATGTAGGGGAAGCCTATGGGCTCGCCCGTGAGCGCGTCGAGCAGCCATAGCTCGACCGTGAGCCTCTTGTACTCCACCGTCAGCACCCCCGGCACCACGGCGCCCTCCTGGGTTACCGTGATCCTGAGCTGCGTGTCTGCTAGGAGGGACTCCTCGGAGACCACGTTAACCTCAGCTATATAGTTGCCGGGCCTCACCCCCTCTAGCCTCAATATCGGCCCCTCACCCCGGGCCCTCAGCTCTAGGGGGAGGGTTGTGTGCTTCAGAACCAGCTCAACCTCCTCCTCCACCGGGTTGCCGTCGGGGTCTGCAAGGCTCACGGCTATCCCGAATACTATGGGCTCCATCTCCACCTCAAGCTCCACATCCCCCGCTATCTCCAGGGACAGGCTGGCTGGCCTGAAGCCCAGAGCCCCGACCTCTAGGGACGCCCGGCCCGGCGGCAGCTGTAGCACAGCCTCCCCCTTAGCACCCTCAACCACGCCCTCCAGCTGGCCGAAGGGGCCTAGGTAGGTGTAGGAGACCGAGAACTCGGGCAGCCTAACGGAGAACTCGCTGTCCAGCGCCGCCACCTTGACAGCGGCCAGCGGCGGTTTTATCACGACCTCCACACCGCCCCCCTCCTCGGGGACTAGTATGTTGCCGGCGTCGACCGAGACCTCTACACCCCCAACCTCCACCCTGTACTCAGCCCGGTAGAGGCCGGGCCTCAGCCTCGCCTCGCCGCTGCCCTGCGTTATCTCAACCTCGAACGGCTTCTCCTCCTCTATCTCCGTGTGGTCTAGTATGAGGGTCCCCCAGAGGACGGGGACAGCCTCTCCACTAACGTCGGCCGAGACGGTGAAAGCCACATCGACCTTCAGCGGCTCTATGGGCACGTACACGGCTCCGGGTGACTCGACTGTTATCTCCACGGTAGAGACTGGGTAGCCCTCGGCCGAGACTTCCAGTGTGTACACTCCCTGCGGGAGTATGGCTTTCACCGGTAGGGTGAACTGGAGAGGCTCCTCAAGCTCGACCCCGTTGAACATCCTCAGCACAGCCCTAGCCCCCTCTATAACCCCCCTCTCCACGCCCAGGTCGGGGTCGAAGCCGGCCAGCTCCACTGGGTGGGCCTTCGGCTTTATAGATATCGATAGGGCGGTTGTCTCGGCGCCTATGAAGGCTCTGGAGCCAGCGACCGAGCCCCCGGCCTCGGCCTCGACTATATAGGAACCGGCCCTCACACTAACCTCTGCAACCCCTGTCTCGTCTGCAACGGTGGAGATGGGGTCGACGCCCAGTGCTTTGAGTATGGGGTCGTCGGGCCTTAGGGTGACTGAGGCGAGGCCAGCGGGGGTGGGGGGTAGTGTTATCTCGGCCGCTCCTATAACCGCTGTTGAGCTGGAGTAGAAAATGTTAACCTTAACGTCAACGACTATGGGGTCTAGGGTTAGGCTGACGAAGACCCTGTCCTGAGACAGCGTCAAGCTGTGCATCCTCGGGGTGTAGTAGCCGGGCAGCTCCGCCTCCAGGATGTAGCTGCCGAATGGTAGTGTAATCGTGATCGTTCCACCCTCGACATTTAGGGTCTTCTGGGAGGACTGGCTGTAGCCCTGCCAAACTATGTTAAGTATGGCGGAGGGCAGCTCCACCCCAAGGTCTGAGTCCAGGAGAGTAATCTCCACCTCGCCGTAGAGGGGCTTCAGCCCCAGCCTAACCTCGACGCCGCTCCTGCTAGCCTTGAACAGGTCTATCTCTAGCACCGCCTCCTCGGTGTAGGGGTGGGTTACCTCCACCTTGTATACTCCCGGTCTTAGGAGGAAGACGGCCCGGCCCTGGCTGTCGGTGGTCTCCACCTCCTGGCCCACCTGCACCGGGGTCTCTAGAGGTGTCGCCACTACCAGCGCGCCCCCGACGCCGCCGACGGCCACCCCGATGGGGTCGTTATACACAGCGTTAACTACCAGCGGAATTT comes from the Aeropyrum camini SY1 = JCM 12091 genome and includes:
- a CDS encoding S8 family serine peptidase, whose product is MYTYKPGRLAFRLAAAILILIMVIPLAPSPALASSPTAPEPKAYVDPVLLTQEGYETPVDVAYTPELSSMIAKLREHRLASGLEPLREGQAKVTIIYLGTNPEEVAALTDGAIFGLNVGGKWVIEAWADRESVEKLAGMEGVAAVVKSRSPVSSILREKELLERLQPEPGVEPTLYAAVDVIGASRVWEEFGVTGEGVKVGVVDTGVDYGHSDLGVEAIARDSDGMPLIFDADQLGFALTLAEAVKDEEGYVNVSTPVPFIDLFFMGAGEAEAGWLLYISPDGAVAYYEFPIDRFYVGDVESANGVFKFGLAVQTTFILYGSLGILNYSLPVLLADGDGDGSYDTVYADLSTAYYLFLKALSDTGMISGEPDDSLFDLSFADEAPAYYGNEVLARDFNGDGVNDFSAGALAGWTFDWVGLLTGESVNLGWRLGFDYAGLVLPGLDPQGRWVSILYDTYAHGTSVATVIASRGNVEFNLGYMETSLRGVAPGATIAAGGSFLINVFVAQLFLSGFEPQDSPLNWVYTGEHQVDVINNSWGNSYIALRGFITGADDYATIEDYIVSASGTVIVHAMGNGGPGYGTATTPGAASLVISVGASTLFDYRPLYGYLPSPGGDVVSWSDRGPSQMGVAKPDVVNIGSFAWAGAPVLVGLGDGSWAYDLFGGTSEATPMTSGSVALVISAYQQAFGSKPSPGLVKAILKSTARDTGADAFTQGSGQVDVYRAVKAVLEGGVPIALSTSVYDNVYGLLSGYSYQFLAPNPVEDTQIYTGVVKPGETAVESLTLKTLSGEAEVAAVKAYWFHVVRKGLLDYLDLDNAYVILADGSTVPLSERLAGVGEDGSTLTLLLQGDERRIIVPMKQEYLQGLAKPLEYENEIIVSFPYSLMDPERTYGPSPGLPYLILGAEFHLGFDLDGDGTITLGETARVNYDIRYANTLHVEIGNPESQAEEVAMWLAERWGIEVAPEDAVPVLDLRVLFNVYGLIGQQIELPLRLETEFLHRLPASELSVSLSSTTVTPEGVEAEVAIQVPEDASPGVYQYYIEIVYSDGGKTLVPVSVPVAAVVDSESGVIDFGGFTEEAPYRQYAVSGKFDWSWRYESGDWRTFPVVFEDPTVRAVVVAVEWQSPATAIDVAVGGPGYNYLAADTEEDIAYLYGSVVAAKMAYHGGALGGGGLVPYYETPSKTKTVVLAPVFEAGTPYWVVVRNSIIDASTEFPETFTVELRPVRVVSEVLGEPQEGEEVTVRFTITGTALVSYAQVYASIEGATVTPQRLGFGNTHVVEVTFTYQGETEVSIALFTPLARSYDIGFDYGPYKFIIMRVPGAFTATAPLG
- a CDS encoding methyl-accepting chemotaxis protein, which codes for MSIDVRLVNMAIAVLMVALFTLPTLLPIAQAAQDIMPTQTVDLGVRETLMIDINQIAGPSGPFLGMVGLAVVFTILGEGFDDTATLEFALVKGEVASTGDIITLKDGDPSYLTAASPINLYAENDGLKPIRGGWAENPSIETPPTVVLDDSNIDTSNVTEGWYNLVVREAGATDGIAVPFRVEDIVAGDAHPVVYTLGTLPVIDTTKFIDVDFDTLTIDIATVTVSSVDRYIPVYQPGDTVDFVVDNLPPNVDRVDIFLDWVSSPYRGSAEPFGGVYLGEIELPDELPMGIHLVIAAIYFTYAGEDWVTLTFMPIFIEPKLVNGPFIVEGVAGEDITLEITGLPMDTRIGVDFDGDDNVEAAWLVNQFVDPTVDPEDAYHLVGGPEFTSSLGSIELPVELEDSIMPLDRGAMDIYLWEEDDASTIAWEHDLEPDTEVPLDSDGDGYNDIRFVASLIASRADVPPGDVLYGDSGIAVYIDGQPLTSDTAPLDLYPCLSTITVIIFNTMARADVDIYLGPFKLGTVETNSFGVGVLEIISPPIPGVGGTTEDYTFTAVANRGSFYDNINFDSEDYVNIVPWASYEVSMGTGFYFRAGGMEWAANGTQFVISICGLEPEEVFTVDIEAENDGVTLYTDSDFGVADALGQAVYVHSAPELESIYQDITLTITGADSGVVKDSTGADFELMYRVPELLDIELYYEISSGSDVGDVGYSTVLPGDNLDPDSTSKLVIVAEDNDGIVPNLEYELLIGDEVVTFTKEDFGGGVSYEVEEKAPRRTGVYPLGIEAQGFNFLETFDRPFEDILYFLYPYYPTLVDPFNDEVFPNYDFYFLVVSDPDGSPDIIWVYPDSEEIDAGTGGVIFAAINFDSLANIYVTSPTITSPTSYPGRFDVDTDTSISVTPDPDTGVYELSETDDTGAMMFVVDEFMTPATTHTLHIFSNDPEYLETFNVVLMENWEEVEIGGGSIIEAVPLGTEVEVAIEAYGLRDRGWYKAVLLDPATLEPLTDLVFGQTFESEPFQADLEGYIGGGSYSIPTTIYLPVYTLAIVGIFDVETGELRAISDNYVLLVPASGSTTYLGGVIPVTTDEGLSIGIFPSTLIPASSMTITVSGWDPINVAGWTVTSIGIEVSFWSVDEEGEKNFEFATVGVATAFEFEGSNLVGATFRVPIPNYDDRLSGEYLIMTIDKIVVQMSEAADSDSDNITDIQFVFPIRSDYESEVFYDLGFVKASVALGNMQVLEAIAELGDDVAEVRDILLAVSDDVSTIMLQLEDMSMTLENIENGVAELLTSVGQLQASVDSLAELLQETGEEITMRLDDIDSGLAEISNGVATIQGDVATILELLESMNATLTTIQGDVAEIKTIAGTILVSVQDLQTLVADSTDAVIQAVEDNVALVLDGQAMILESLDMLDAKITSVSEGVAEIQTVLGTVSANVEDLVQANAEITGIVQENNQLLATITTSFGTLTADVSTIKDLIENGVNVKLDQVMEDLLTISDQNAQLAAQAEAIAQTLAAVQDDTSKITDIQSTLASVAGDVASVKQDTSTISSKLDDANGKLDSISSKVDSVSSAVADIQEQLGQVGDTAESASGRAQTWGIINAVLSLAVLGVAGYLVLQLTRRE